A single window of Salvia splendens isolate huo1 chromosome 8, SspV2, whole genome shotgun sequence DNA harbors:
- the LOC121745966 gene encoding secreted RxLR effector protein 161-like: MPIHFKLSSDQKAETEEERREMELIPYSNIVGSLMYLMICTRPDIAHAISTTSRYMAGFSRQHWNALKWSLRYLGGASKLGILFSGGGEVEEEPLVGYCDSDYASSIDTRRSQTGYIFTLFGSAICWKSSLQSVVALSTTEAEYMSLTSAVKESKWLLGLVSEFGVVQEGVTVFCDNSGAICLAKHKMFHERSKHIDVRLHFIRDEVESGRVRVKKIDTAHNPLICLQSL; the protein is encoded by the coding sequence ATGCCTATACACTTCAAGTTGAGCAGTGATCAGAAGGCAGAAactgaagaagaaagaagggaGATGGAGTTAATTCCCTACTCTAATATTGTTGGGAGTCTAATGTATCTTATGATATGCACGAGGCCAGATATAGCCCATGCTATCAGCACAACTAGCCGTTACATGGCTGGGTTTAGCAGACAACACTGGAATGCCTTAAAGTGGTCACTGAGGTATCTTGGTGGAGCAAGTAAGCTGGGAATTCTGTTCTCAGGTGGAGGTGAGGTAGAAGAAGAGCCTTTGGTGGGGTATTGTGATTCTGATTATGCCTCAAGCATTGACACTAGAAGGTCTCAGACAGGGTACATTTTTACACTATTTGGATCTGCAATATGCTGGAAGTCGAGCTTGCAGAGTGTAGTTGCGTTGAGCACAACCGAGGCTGAATATATGTCTCTTACATCGGCTGTGAAAGAAAGCAAATGGCTGCTGGGACTTGTGTCAGAATTTGGAGTTGTGCAAGAAGGAGTAACAGTTTTTTGTGACAATAGTGGAGCGATATGCCTTGCAAAACATAAAATGTTTCATGAACGTAGCAAGCACATTGACGTGAGGCTACACTTCATCAGGGATGAGGTTGAAAGTGGTAGAGTGAGGGTGAAGAAGATTGACACCGCACACAACCCGCTGATATGCTTACAAAGCCTTTAA